The genomic stretch TCACTCATTTTCTGAAGTAAATCTGTAGGCACATTGCCCCCGTTTTGAATTTCCCTTTTTATTCGATCATTTTCACTTTGAATTGTCGCTAGGTCTGCATCCAATTGTTTTAGTGCGTTAATATCTTTATTGAAATTTACTGTAGTATTTAGACTATTAAACGATTGAAGCACTTGAATTAAAGAAGGGATTATATTTCTTGAATTTGGAATAATTTGTCCCATTTCATCTGATAGCCTTGTTGACTCATCATGATTAATACCCTGATTCTGCATTTGTGATAAAGTGCTTTGAATGATAGCTGATTGGCTTTGGAGTAGATTAAGAGTCTGTTTAAAAAATGGAATTGCATTATGTATCGATTGATTAACTTGATTAAAAAATCCATTTAAACTACCAGTCAGCTTCTCACCGTTTGAAACGATCTGATTGATCAATTCAATATCTTTATTAGCTGTTTGAATGACTCCTTGTACTTTACTGTAATCATTTAATGCCTTATTTACCTCAGATTTTATTTCAGGCAAGTCTTTTTCTAGCTTAAAAACCATTCGCTCAAATTGTTTTATTTCAGGTAAGTTCGTTTGCAAATCAATTCCTATTATATTAAATTCCTGTAGTACTTCTTTACTGACGGTCTTTTCAAATTTCTTTGTAATCTCGCTCGCAATACCCGTTGCACCTTTCTCTGTATATTTAGGAGCAATAATATTAAGCTTTTCATTTACTTTATAAATAAGTTCAGGTTTTTTGGGATTGTCTGTTAATACCGTACTAATTTTCTCGGAAAAATCTTTCGGAATCATAATGCTAGCATAATATTTTCCTTGCTTGACCCCTTCATTTGCCTTATCCCTGCTTGTAAATCGCCAGCCTAGCGTAGGACTTTCTTTTAATGAATTAATTACTTCATTTCCGATATTTATCTTATTATTTAAAACAGTTGCACCACTGTCCTCATTTACGACAGCAATCTTTAAGCCCTTCGTATTTCCATACGGATTCCACGAAGACTTTATATTAAACCACGCATACATTGAAGGCATGATAATTAAGCCAGCGATAATCATTAAAGCTGCCCAATTAGTCACAATTCGTTTCACATCGCGAAAATAAATTTCAAAAATTGAATTCATCTATAACTCACCTAATCTTAAATAAAGTTTTGAAAGTACTTAGAATGAAGGAGTTTGGCTAGGAAAAGATTTTAAAAAAACTAAAACAATCTCCACATTCTTTCCTTATTGTTCTTCTTTTCTTCCTGCCTTGTTTTAGAAAAAAAATTAATTTCATATAGTATGCAATAAAAAATTCATAACTATTCTAGGAAGCAAGGATAGGAGAAATCAAAAATAGCTTAATAAAAAAAGACCTTCGCTTTAAATTAGCGAAAGTCTTCTAAATAGATCCTTATCTTAAGTCTACTCCCATCTAAACGTACGAGCAGCGATTAAGAAGCTTACAACCATCCAGACGCATAACCAGCCGAAGTCAGGGAGTAGATCTCCAAAGGTTGCTCCGACATTCATAATATCTCGCATCGCTGTTGATAAATGCGTAATCGGAATTGTTTTTATAATTGGCTGTAAATATTCCGGCATATTATTGATTGGGAAAAATACTCCACCTAAAAACATAAGCGGGAACGATAAGAAACCTGCAATTGGCCCAGCACTTTCTGGACTTTTTGCTAGACTTGCAATAATAAAACCAATACTCATAAACGTTAATGTGCCTAATATTACAAACAATACAACTAATAAAAATGACCCTCGAATACTGACATCGAACCCAAAATAGCCAATTAATAGCGTTAAAATTGCTTGTAAGCTATTTAATATTAGTCTAGCTGTTATTTGTGCTGCAATAAATGTAGAGGCCCTTAATGTAGTGCCTTGCATCCTTCTTAAAACGCCTCGCTCTCTCCACGATGCAATTTGGCCTGCGACACCATTCATATTGTTATTCATGATTTGCATTGCAATAATTCCAGGTACTAAAAAATCTAAGTAAGAAAGTGTAATCCCGGCTACACCTTTAAAGTTTGTAACAATTTTTGGCGTGTATCCTGCCATTTGT from Arthrobacter citreus encodes the following:
- a CDS encoding ABC transporter permease encodes the protein MKAYYQLTLAQLRIYVRNRQALVWTLLFPFFFMIIFGLIFNDGNTTSYSVNLIDYDKSQASKQITAVLDSQKSLKIHKKTNELKSKKLLSDGKTDFVIVINKGFQDQVKSKQQTAPAQLKVLYNESNSAQLQGGIATITANVDAASKQMAGYTPKIVTNFKGVAGITLSYLDFLVPGIIAMQIMNNNMNGVAGQIASWRERGVLRRMQGTTLRASTFIAAQITARLILNSLQAILTLLIGYFGFDVSIRGSFLLVVLFVILGTLTFMSIGFIIASLAKSPESAGPIAGFLSFPLMFLGGVFFPINNMPEYLQPIIKTIPITHLSTAMRDIMNVGATFGDLLPDFGWLCVWMVVSFLIAARTFRWE
- a CDS encoding YhgE/Pip domain-containing protein, giving the protein MNSIFEIYFRDVKRIVTNWAALMIIAGLIIMPSMYAWFNIKSSWNPYGNTKGLKIAVVNEDSGATVLNNKINIGNEVINSLKESPTLGWRFTSRDKANEGVKQGKYYASIMIPKDFSEKISTVLTDNPKKPELIYKVNEKLNIIAPKYTEKGATGIASEITKKFEKTVSKEVLQEFNIIGIDLQTNLPEIKQFERMVFKLEKDLPEIKSEVNKALNDYSKVQGVIQTANKDIELINQIVSNGEKLTGSLNGFFNQVNQSIHNAIPFFKQTLNLLQSQSAIIQSTLSQMQNQGINHDESTRLSDEMGQIIPNSRNIIPSLIQVLQSFNSLNTTVNFNKDINALKQLDADLATIQSENDRIKREIQNGGNVPTDLLQKMSERANNINNTLASLNSNFDQDFVPKLNEASRLVNESIKNSQTILTDAKKNIPTIKGVLVDTSHLLETKKGDIQQLINEFPLIETKIKKLANEIRKAEEKGSIEDLINFLRTDIEKVSDFYSSPIEIKKERMFPIPNYGTGMTPFYTTLSLWVGALLMVSLLTTEVHEEKSYKSREIYFGRLLTFISIGIFQTLVVTTGNFLILGTYAASKGYFIFFALLISIVFTLIVYTLVSVFGNVGKGIGIIFLVLQISGAGGVYPIQVTPPFFQKINPFLPFTYALSLLREATGGIIWNTVQRDLLTLSLFVIIAIIIGVVFKAPINKRASKIVDLSKKSKLIH